In Ptychodera flava strain L36383 chromosome 21, AS_Pfla_20210202, whole genome shotgun sequence, a genomic segment contains:
- the LOC139121273 gene encoding DAZ-associated protein 1-like isoform X9 encodes MAQGEEIGKVFVGGLSWESSQDSLRQHFAKFGEVVDCVIMTDPVTQRSRGFGFVKFKDPTCVETVLSSGPHILDGRTIDPKACTPRSQQQKSRQTGSFTGRVKKVFIGGIPPNCNEDDINNFFSQFGKVTEFIMMYDQQQKRPRGFGFLSFENEDIVEKVCSIRYHTINGKTVECKKAEPRDSRPSHQNAHHQHPHGPPPMSVQGGPGWGPGMGRGGGPPHGQPHGGYGQGGWHAPPQPSGYGPPQGFGGQQGGFPAPGGRGGAHPPPAGTPVSFAAGGYASPPPGSYGPPPPGTYSAPPSGYGQPPTPQPQPTYGAAPAYGGYAGYTATQQQPDPYASQPGPGSYSNQPTAAGNYGNPPPSKDSSAASGTTGDYGANYGGGPYEVYNGVPSESSGSMGQSYAQEASGYGPQRVTFTNGYSAQAVPQGGSYGDSSTYAATATQQAYPAQSETPQPTASATAAYGPGFERSAVPAANHMNVAQPYHPYRR; translated from the exons ATGGCTCAGGGAGAAGAAATCGG GAAGGTTTTTGTAGGTGGCCTTAGTTGGGAGAGCTCCCAGGACAGTTTACGACAACACTTTGCAAAGTTTGGGGAGGTTGTAGACTGTGTCATCATGACGGATCCAGTCACACAGAGATCGAGAGGTTTTGGGTTTGTGAAATTTAAAGATCCAACATGTGTAGAGACTGTTCTATCAAGTGGCCCACACATTTTGGATGGAAGGACG ATTGACCCAAAGGCATGCACACCAAGAAGTCAACAGCAGAAGAGCCGACAGACAGGAAGTTTCACCGGACGAGTAAAAAAGGTGTTCATAGGCGGCATTCCTCCCAATTGCAATGAGGACGACATTAATAATTTCTTTTCACAGTTTGGTAAG GTAACAGAGTTCATCATGATGTATGATCAACAGCAGAAAAGGCCGCGTG GCTTTGGCTTTTTGTCGTTCGAGAACGAGGACATCGTGGAGAAAGTGTGCAGTATACGATACCACACCATCAATGGCAAAACG GTGGAGTGTAAGAAAGCTGAGCCACGAGATTCCAGGCCATCCCAtcaaaatgcacatcaccagcATCCTCACGGACCTCCTCCAATGTCTGTACAAGGTGGTCCAGGCTGGGGTCCAGGCATGGGACGAGGGGGAGGACCACCTCATGGACAGCCTCATGGTGGGTATGGCCAGGGTGGTTGGCATGCGCCCCCACAGCCAAGTGGATATGGCCCTCCACAAG GGTTTGGAGGACAACAGGGTGGCTTCCCTGCTCCCGGAGGTCGAGGTGGGGCTCACCCACCTCCAGCAGGTACACCTGTTTCTTTTGCTGCAGGTGGCTATGCTAGCCCCCCTCCAGGCAGCTATGGACCCCCTCCGCCAGGCACTTACTCGGCACCACCAAGTGGGTATGGCCAGCCACCAACCCCCCAGCCACAGCCAACATATG GTGCTGCCCCTGCTTACGGCGGATACGCTGGCTACACTGCCACACAACAGCAACCCGACCCGTACGCCAGCCAGCCTGGTCCCGGCAGCTATAGCAACCAACCAACAGCAGCTGGTAACTATGGCAACCCACCTCCCAGCAAAGATAGCAGTGCCGCCAGTGGCACTACTGGTGACTATGGTGCTAATTATGGTGGTGGGCCATATG AAGTTTACAATGGTGTTCCTTCAGAATCATCAG GGTCAATGGGTCAAAGCTATGCACAGGAAGCATCTGGATACGGGCCCCAGCGTGTGACTTTCACTAATGGCTACTCTGCACAGGCTGTGCCACAAG GAGGGAGTTATGGGGATTCCAGCACTTACGCAGCAACAGCCACTCAGCAAGCGTACCCTGCCCAGAGTGAGACTCCACAGCCGACAGCAAGTGCAACGGCTGCGTACGGACCTGGCTTTGAACGTAGTGCTGTCCCAGCCGCCAATCATATGAATGTAGCCCAACCTTATCATCCGTATAGACGATGa
- the LOC139121273 gene encoding DAZ-associated protein 1-like isoform X15, giving the protein MAQGEEIGKVFVGGLSWESSQDSLRQHFAKFGEVVDCVIMTDPVTQRSRGFGFVKFKDPTCVETVLSSGPHILDGRTIDPKACTPRSQQQKSRQTGSFTGRVKKVFIGGIPPNCNEDDINNFFSQFGKVTEFIMMYDQQQKRPRGFGFLSFENEDIVEKVCSIRYHTINGKTVECKKAEPRDSRPSHQNAHHQHPHGPPPMSVQGGPGWGPGMGRGGGPPHGQPHGGYGQGGWHAPPQPSGYGPPQGFGGQQGGFPAPGGRGGAHPPPAGTPVSFAAGGYASPPPGSYGPPPPGTYSAPPSGYGQPPTPQPQPTYGEKNKPGGGYSEKNQQGAAPAYGGYAGYTATQQQPDPYASQPGPGSYSNQPTAAEVYNGVPSESSGSMGQSYAQEASGYGPQRVTFTNGYSAQAVPQGGSYGDSSTYAATATQQAYPAQSETPQPTASATAAYGPGFERSAVPAANHMNVAQPYHPYRR; this is encoded by the exons ATGGCTCAGGGAGAAGAAATCGG GAAGGTTTTTGTAGGTGGCCTTAGTTGGGAGAGCTCCCAGGACAGTTTACGACAACACTTTGCAAAGTTTGGGGAGGTTGTAGACTGTGTCATCATGACGGATCCAGTCACACAGAGATCGAGAGGTTTTGGGTTTGTGAAATTTAAAGATCCAACATGTGTAGAGACTGTTCTATCAAGTGGCCCACACATTTTGGATGGAAGGACG ATTGACCCAAAGGCATGCACACCAAGAAGTCAACAGCAGAAGAGCCGACAGACAGGAAGTTTCACCGGACGAGTAAAAAAGGTGTTCATAGGCGGCATTCCTCCCAATTGCAATGAGGACGACATTAATAATTTCTTTTCACAGTTTGGTAAG GTAACAGAGTTCATCATGATGTATGATCAACAGCAGAAAAGGCCGCGTG GCTTTGGCTTTTTGTCGTTCGAGAACGAGGACATCGTGGAGAAAGTGTGCAGTATACGATACCACACCATCAATGGCAAAACG GTGGAGTGTAAGAAAGCTGAGCCACGAGATTCCAGGCCATCCCAtcaaaatgcacatcaccagcATCCTCACGGACCTCCTCCAATGTCTGTACAAGGTGGTCCAGGCTGGGGTCCAGGCATGGGACGAGGGGGAGGACCACCTCATGGACAGCCTCATGGTGGGTATGGCCAGGGTGGTTGGCATGCGCCCCCACAGCCAAGTGGATATGGCCCTCCACAAG GGTTTGGAGGACAACAGGGTGGCTTCCCTGCTCCCGGAGGTCGAGGTGGGGCTCACCCACCTCCAGCAGGTACACCTGTTTCTTTTGCTGCAGGTGGCTATGCTAGCCCCCCTCCAGGCAGCTATGGACCCCCTCCGCCAGGCACTTACTCGGCACCACCAAGTGGGTATGGCCAGCCACCAACCCCCCAGCCACAGCCAACATATG GAGAAAAGAACAAGCCCGGTGGTGGTTATTCCGAGAAAAACCAGCAAG GTGCTGCCCCTGCTTACGGCGGATACGCTGGCTACACTGCCACACAACAGCAACCCGACCCGTACGCCAGCCAGCCTGGTCCCGGCAGCTATAGCAACCAACCAACAGCAGCTG AAGTTTACAATGGTGTTCCTTCAGAATCATCAG GGTCAATGGGTCAAAGCTATGCACAGGAAGCATCTGGATACGGGCCCCAGCGTGTGACTTTCACTAATGGCTACTCTGCACAGGCTGTGCCACAAG GAGGGAGTTATGGGGATTCCAGCACTTACGCAGCAACAGCCACTCAGCAAGCGTACCCTGCCCAGAGTGAGACTCCACAGCCGACAGCAAGTGCAACGGCTGCGTACGGACCTGGCTTTGAACGTAGTGCTGTCCCAGCCGCCAATCATATGAATGTAGCCCAACCTTATCATCCGTATAGACGATGa